AGGTTGGGCTATGCGTAGACGCAGAGTGGCTTGTCGTAGACATCGCACCACTAAAGTATGATTTTAGCGGCTTTTTTAGGGTAAATTTTTGACTTTACTGGGAGTATCACAACACACATTTCGCACCCCCAAATGTCAAAAAAAGACTCCCAAAATAAAAAATAGGGAATTGCCAATTTAATTAAATCAACCTAACGTTGAAGGTCAAACTCCCGAAAAGCTGCTACTTAATAGCTAGTGAGTTCTTGCCAAACATGATTTTGATAGCAGAAGAATTGCGATGAATACAGCTCATTTCCCGTGGCTGACGACGATTATTCTGTTTCCGATCGCCGCGTCACTACTTACACCCATCATCCCAGATAAAGACGGCAAAACAGTACGCTGGTATGCCTTAATTGTCGGATTGATTGATTTTGCACTGATTGTTTATGCTTTTTATACCCAGTACGACTTTGCCAATCCAGATTTACAGTTGGTAGAAAGTTACTCTTGGGTTCCGCAACTAGATTTGAAATGGTCGGTAGGGGCAGATGGCTTGTCTATGCCCCTAATTATTTTGACAGGATTCATTACCACCCTGGCAACTCTAGCAGCTTGGCCAGTGACACTCAAGCCTAGGCTATTCTACTTTTTGCTTTTGGCGATGTATGGCGGTCAAATTGCCGTGTTCGCCGTCCAGGATATGTTGTTGTTTTTCCTGGTGTGGGAACTAGAATTGATTCCGGTTTACCTGCTGCTAGCAATTTGGGGAGGGAAAAAGCGGCAATATGCAGCTACCAAGTTTATTTTGTATACTGCTGGTGGTTCGCTGTTTATTTTGATAGGCGCTTTGACAATGGCGTTTTATGGCGATACAGTCACTTTTGATATGCGATCGCTTGGCCTCAAAGACTACGCCCTAAATTTCCAACTTTTAATTTATGGTGGCTTCCTGATTGCCTACGCCGTCAAGTTGCCGATCATTCCCTTGCATACTTGGCTACCAGATGCCCACGGCGAAGCTACAGCCCCTGTGCATATGTTACTTGCAGGCATTTTGCTGAAAATGGGCGGTTACGCCTTAATTCGGATGAATGCCCAAATGCTACCCGATGCTCACGCTTATTTTGCGCCAGCCTTGGTAATTTTGGGGGTAGTTAACATTATCTACGCCGCTTTGACATCCTTTGCCCAGCGCAACCTCAAACGAAAAATTGCCTACTCCTCTATTTCTCACATGGGCTTTGTACTCATTGGTATTGCCACCTTCACTGATTTAGGATTGAGTGGGGCAGTGTTACAAATGGTTTCTCATGGGTTAATTGGGGCGAGTTTGTTCTTCCTTGTAGGTGCGACTTACGACCGGACACACACCCTGATGTTGGATGAAATGGGCGGTGTCGGCAAGAGGATGCAGAAGATTTTTGCCATGTTCACCACCTGTTCTATGGCTTCTCTAGCTTTACCAGGGATGAGTGGTTTCGTAGCAGAGTTAATGGTATTTGTTGGCTTTGCTACTAGCGATGCTTATAGCTCCACATTCAAAGTTATTGTGGTCTTCTTGATGGCAGTTGGAGTAATTTTAACTCCGATTTATCTGCTCTCGATGTTGCGAGAAATTTTCTATGGGCAAGAGAACGAGGAATTAGTTGCTCATCAAGCTTTGATAGATGCTGAACCCAGAGAAGTATTTATCATCGCCTGTTTGTTAGTGCCAATTATTGGCATTGGTTTTTATCCAAAATTGCTGACTCAGATGTACGACTCTACAACTGTACAATTGACGGAAAGATTGCGTAATTCCGTGCCGACATTGGCACAGCAAAAAGAGGAAGCTCCTAAAGTTTCTTTGAATGCGCCGCTAATTGGTAATTAGCCAGCAATTCATTTTTGAAATTTACCGGGCTTCAAGAGCAGGTTTTCTACCTGCTCTTTTTTGTATTTATTCTTTAAATCTTTAAAATACTCTTATCTTGCCCTACTGCCAAGAATATTTCTTGACCTTGATAAACAATATTAATTTGTCCTTCATACACATCATAAATAGCCAAAAACTTTTTTCCGTCTAATTCTACAATTTCGCTACTAGTTATTGCTCGACAAACATATTCAATATCAATATAATTAGCCGTACTTACCTGTTCAATACCAGTCAATCTGATAAAAAAATAAAGCAAGTTATCTATTATAGTAGTGTTTTTTTTTAATTGCTTTAAGCAACCAAAAAACATCCCACACAATAGCTGATGTTACGGCTTGTTAAAATGCAACGTTATAAAAGACGCCTATCCAGTGGGAATCATGTAGTGTATATTGTTCATGGAACTCGCTAAAGCTCATTCTCTTACCTTCTTGCCAAGGTAAGGAATTATCAATTAACTCTTGATAGAGCCAACTAGGGTAATAAAACTCTGTCAAAGCTTTAACCTGAATTTCTGAAAATACTTAGAATTTGCCAAACGAATAAAGCTAACCATAAAGACTAAAATCTATCAAGAAATTATTTCAAATGACTTTCCTAACAAAAACATTGACTACTATCTGTTAACTTGGAGTAAATAAAATTAAAAAATCTGCATTATCCAAAGTTTGTGTAATTCAAAAAACTAAATTACTTTTCTCCAATCTCTTAGACTTAGCATCTACCAATACCACTCATGTTAAACTACAACCCATTACACTGTTTGCCATCTTCCGAAGAGCTACCTGACTCAGAGGATACACCTGTGGATAATGAACTACAAGATTTAATTCCCGGCTTGTTGAAAGCGGTGCTGGCTTTGTTTTGGTCAGAACGTTGGGATTGGTTTTTTGGCGTTGGGATGGGCATTTATTACGACCCAAATAAATCGGCTATTGTCCCTGATGGGTTTCTCAGCGTGGGAGTTAAGCGTTTTATTGATGAGAATTTACGCTTTAGTTATGTATTGTGGGAAGAAAACAAACTGCCAATTTTAGCAATAGAGGTTGTTTCCCAAACATATCAGGGAGAATATAGTAGCAAGAAAGAATTCTATGCTAAAGAATTAGGAATTTTGTACTACGTTGTATATAGCCCTTTACGTCGTAAAAAGCCACCTTTGGAAGTGTATTGCTTAGTGGATGGCGAATATATCCTAATGTCAGGAAATCCGGTTTGGCTACCAGAAATTGGTTTAGGAATTGGGCGAGAACGCGGAATTTATCAAGGTATAGTGCGGGAATGGTTGTACTGGTATGACGAGCAAGGGCAAAGAGTGCCAACCCCAGAAGAACGCATCAGGGAAGCCGAAGAACGCGCAAATTTTGAGCAACATTTGCGCGTGCAAGCAGAACAACGGCGTGCAGAAGCGGAACAACGAGCGCAAATACTAGTGGAAAAGTTAAAAGCACTTGGTGTCGATCCAGAGACTTTAGCTTAAAATTTCTTATTGTCTAAACCAAATTCACATACATATAGATACAGCAAACTTTAGGTAGAGTGGGCAATTAGCCCACCCTTGTATCTTA
This region of Nostoc sp. UHCC 0302 genomic DNA includes:
- the ndhD1 gene encoding photosynthetic/respiratory NAD(P)H-quinone oxidoreductase subunit D1; the encoded protein is MNTAHFPWLTTIILFPIAASLLTPIIPDKDGKTVRWYALIVGLIDFALIVYAFYTQYDFANPDLQLVESYSWVPQLDLKWSVGADGLSMPLIILTGFITTLATLAAWPVTLKPRLFYFLLLAMYGGQIAVFAVQDMLLFFLVWELELIPVYLLLAIWGGKKRQYAATKFILYTAGGSLFILIGALTMAFYGDTVTFDMRSLGLKDYALNFQLLIYGGFLIAYAVKLPIIPLHTWLPDAHGEATAPVHMLLAGILLKMGGYALIRMNAQMLPDAHAYFAPALVILGVVNIIYAALTSFAQRNLKRKIAYSSISHMGFVLIGIATFTDLGLSGAVLQMVSHGLIGASLFFLVGATYDRTHTLMLDEMGGVGKRMQKIFAMFTTCSMASLALPGMSGFVAELMVFVGFATSDAYSSTFKVIVVFLMAVGVILTPIYLLSMLREIFYGQENEELVAHQALIDAEPREVFIIACLLVPIIGIGFYPKLLTQMYDSTTVQLTERLRNSVPTLAQQKEEAPKVSLNAPLIGN
- a CDS encoding Uma2 family endonuclease, giving the protein MLNYNPLHCLPSSEELPDSEDTPVDNELQDLIPGLLKAVLALFWSERWDWFFGVGMGIYYDPNKSAIVPDGFLSVGVKRFIDENLRFSYVLWEENKLPILAIEVVSQTYQGEYSSKKEFYAKELGILYYVVYSPLRRKKPPLEVYCLVDGEYILMSGNPVWLPEIGLGIGRERGIYQGIVREWLYWYDEQGQRVPTPEERIREAEERANFEQHLRVQAEQRRAEAEQRAQILVEKLKALGVDPETLA